The following are encoded together in the Malaya genurostris strain Urasoe2022 chromosome 3, Malgen_1.1, whole genome shotgun sequence genome:
- the LOC131434485 gene encoding brachyurin-like, with amino-acid sequence MMKTIALLIGALALASASVDLSKVKRIEELDEFWAQLDPHLQMHRGTKAVPDSRIVNGEEAQPGQFPYQALVLSFFENGNSGLCGGTLLTQNFVMTAAHCVVIGSLATHGTVILGAHNRQIVEETQQRIDFASINVHANYSASLLRNDIATIQLATPAVFNAVVQPIDLPAISDDRTFAGLTGIISGFGRTSDETGSPASDVVMYTSNPIVTNADCQSAWNAILIQAQNICLSGEGGRSVCNGDSGGPLAVRENDRSLQVGISSFVHSSGCASGIPAAFVRVTHYLTWIRENSDVVLRD; translated from the coding sequence ATGATGAAGACCATCGCTCTGTTGATTGGCGCCTTGGCCCTGGCCTCGGCCTCTGTCGATTTGTCCAAAGTTAAACGCATTGAAGAGCTGGATGAGTTTTGGGCGCAGCTGGATCCGCATTTGCAAATGCATCGTGGAACGAAGGCGGTTCCAGATAGCAGAATAGTGAACGGCGAGGAGGCCCAACCGGGACAGTTCCCATACCAGGCGCTGGTGTTGAGCTTTTTTGAGAATGGTAATTCGGGATTGTGCGGAGGTACGCTACTGACACAAAACTTCGTAATGACCGCTGCTCACTGTGTTGTCATTGGATCTTTGGCTACCCATGGCACCGTCATTCTTGGAGCTCACAATCGACAGATCGTTGAGGAAACCCAACAAAGAATCGATTTCGCATCCATCAACGTTCATGCCAACTATTCTGCTTCGTTATTGCGTAACGATATCGCCACCATCCAACTGGCAACTCCGGCAGTGTTCAACGCAGTTGTTCAACCCATCGATCTTCCGGCGATTTCGGATGATCGCACATTTGCAGGATTGACGGGCATCATCTCAGGATTCGGACGTACCTCCGATGAAACCGGTTCGCCTGCTTCCGACGTGGTCATGTACACAAGCAACCCGATTGTCACTAATGCCGATTGTCAATCGGCATGGAATGCCATTTTGATTCAAGCGCAGAACATCTGTTTGTCCGGAGAGGGCGGCCGGTCGGTTTGTAATGGTGATTCCGGTGGTCCTCTTGCGGTTCGAGAAAACGACCGTAGTCTACAGGTTGGCATTTCTTCGTTTGTCCACTCAAGTGGCTGTGCCTCCGGAATTCCTGCTGCATTTGTCCGCGTCACACACTATCTGACCTGGATTCGTGAAAACTCCGATGTTGTGTTGCGAGACTAG
- the LOC131434484 gene encoding brachyurin-like: MKTIALLIGALALASTSASVDLSKVKRIEELDEFWAQLDPHLQMHRGTKMAPDSRIVNGEEAQPGQFPYQALVLSFFENGNSGLCGGTLLTQNFVMTAAHCVVIGSLATHGTVILGAHNRQIVEDTQQRIDFGTINAHPNYSASLLRNDIATIQLATPAVFNAVVQPIDLPAVSDDRTFAGLTGIISGFGRTSDETGSPASDVVMFTSNPILTNADCQSAWNAILIQAQNICLSGEGGRSVCNGDSGGPLAVRENDRSLQVGIASFVHSSGCASGFPAGFVRVSHYLTWIGENSDVVLRN, encoded by the coding sequence ATGAAGACCATCGCTCTGTTGATAGGCGCCTTGGCCCTGGCCTCGACCTCGGCCTCTGTCGATTTGTCCAAAGTTAAACGCATTGAAGAGCTGGATGAGTTTTGGGCGCAGCTGGATCCGCATTTACAAATGCATCGTGGAACGAAAATGGCTCCGGATAGCAGAATAGTAAACGGCGAGGAGGCCCAACCGGGACAGTTCCCATACCAGGCGCTGGTGTTGAGCTTTTTCGAGAATGGTAATTCGGGATTGTGCGGAGGTACGCTACTGACACAAAACTTCGTAATGACCGCTGCTCACTGTGTTGTCATCGGATCATTGGCTACCCATGGAACCGTCATTCTTGGAGCTCACAATCGACAGATCGTTGAGGACACCCAACAGAGAATCGATTTCGGTACCATCAACGCTCATCCCAACTATTCTGCTTCGTTATTGCGCAACGATATCGCCACCATCCAACTGGCAACTCCGGCAGTGTTCAACGCAGTTGTTCAACCCATCGATCTTCCGGCAGTTTCGGATGATCGCACTTTTGCAGGATTGACGGGAATCATCTCAGGATTCGGACGTACCTCCGATGAAACCGGTTCGCCTGCTTCCGACGTAGTTATGTTCACTAGCAACCCGATTTTAACCAATGCCGATTGTCAATCGGCGTGGAATGCCATTCTGATTCAAGCGCAGAACATCTGTCTGTCCGGAGAGGGCGGCCGGTCGGTTTGTAACGGTGATTCCGGTGGTCCGCTAGCAGTTCGGGAAAATGATCGCAGTCTACAGGTTGGCATTGCGTCGTTCGTCCACTCAAGTGGTTGTGCCTCTGGATTTCCGGCCGGATTTGTCCGCGTGTCGCACTATCTGACTTGGATAGGCGAAAATTCGGATGTAGTGCTGCGGAACTAG
- the LOC131434488 gene encoding brachyurin-like, with amino-acid sequence MKTIDLLIGALALASASVELSKVKHIEELDEFWAQLHAHLRILRGTKMAPDNRIVNGEEAQPGQFPYQVVIMSYFQDGTGGWCGATLVSQNYVMTAAHCVFRGSAPTHGTVTLGVHNRQVEEETQQRINYDTVNVHPNYSSTNLRNDIATIKMATPAVFNDFVQPIDLPAVSDDRTFAGWTGVISGFGRISDETGSPASDVVMYTSNPIITNADCQSAWNTNLIQAQNICLSGEGGRSVCNGDSGGPLAVRENNRSLQVGIASFVHSSGCASGFPAGFVRVSHFLTWIGQNSDVVLRD; translated from the coding sequence ATGAAGACCATCGATCTGTTGATTGGCGCCTTGGCCCTGGCCTCGGCTTCTGTCGAATTGTCCAAAGTTAAACACATCGAGGAATTGGACGAGTTTTGGGCACAGCTGCATGCGCATTTACGAATTCTTCGTGGAACGAAGATGGCTCCGGATAACAGAATAGTGAACGGCGAGGAGGCCCAACCGGGACAGTTTCCATATCAGGTGGTGATAATGAGTTACTTCCAGGATGGCACTGGTGGATGGTGTGGTGCTACGCTAGTGTCTCAAAACTACGTAATGACAGCTGCCCATTGCGTTTTTAGAGGATCTGCACCTACACATGGAACCGTCACTCTTGGAGTTCACAATCGACAGGTCGAAGAAGAAACTCAACAAAGAATCAATTACGATACTGTCAACGTTCATCCAAACTATTCATCAACGAATTTGCGTAACGATATCGCCACCATCAAAATGGCAACTCCGGCAGTGTTCAATGATTTTGTTCAGCCAATCGATCTTCCGGCAGTTTCGGATGATCGCACATTCGCAGGATGGACGGGAGTCATCTCAGGATTCGGACGTATCTCCGATGAAACCGGTTCGCCTGCTTCCGACGTGGTCATGTACACTAGCAACCCGATTATCACTAATGCCGATTGTCAGTCGGCGTGGAACACCAATTTGATTCAAGCGCAGAACATCTGTTTGTCCGGAGAGGGCGGCCGGTCGGTTTGTAATGGTGATTCCGGTGGCCCTCTTGCGGTTCGAGAAAACAACCGTAGTCTACAGGTTGGCATTGCGTCGTTCGTCCACTCAAGTGGTTGTGCCTCAGGATTTCCCGCCGGATTTGTTCGCGTGTCGCACTTTCTGACTTGGATAGGCCAAAACTCAGATGTTGTGCTGCGAGACTAG